Proteins encoded by one window of Salmonirosea aquatica:
- a CDS encoding NADPH:quinone oxidoreductase family protein: protein MKALLCTQFGSPENLILTEVPSPTPGKGQVLITVKACGVNFPDTLIIQNKYQFKPPLPFSPGGEVSGMVKEVGEGVKHLNVGDTVLSLTGWGGFAEEVVADATTTLPIPAGMDFVTAASVMYTYGTSYHALKNRAQLLAGETLLVLGAAGGVGLAAVQLGVLMGAHVIAAASSDEKLAVCRKMGAKATINYATEDLRETMKELTEGNGAHVIYDPVGDRYTEPALRSIAWKGRYLVVGFAGGEIPKVPLNLVLLKGCQLVGVFWGAFAKNEPRESQKNFQELLTWITQGKLQQHLYKTYPLADAAQALRDMMDRKVVGKAVVVV, encoded by the coding sequence ATGAAAGCCCTTCTCTGTACCCAATTTGGTTCACCTGAAAACCTGATTTTGACTGAGGTACCTTCGCCGACGCCCGGCAAAGGGCAGGTGCTGATTACCGTAAAAGCCTGCGGCGTCAACTTCCCCGACACGCTCATCATTCAGAACAAGTACCAGTTCAAGCCCCCACTCCCGTTTTCGCCGGGCGGCGAGGTATCGGGCATGGTCAAAGAAGTAGGTGAGGGCGTAAAGCATCTTAACGTGGGCGATACTGTACTTTCGCTGACGGGTTGGGGCGGATTTGCCGAGGAAGTCGTGGCCGATGCCACTACTACCTTGCCCATCCCGGCGGGCATGGATTTCGTTACGGCGGCAAGCGTGATGTACACTTATGGTACCTCCTACCATGCCCTGAAAAACCGCGCCCAACTCCTGGCCGGAGAAACGCTTTTGGTACTGGGTGCCGCAGGAGGCGTAGGCCTGGCTGCCGTGCAGCTGGGTGTGCTCATGGGTGCCCACGTCATTGCGGCGGCATCGAGCGACGAGAAACTGGCGGTTTGTCGAAAAATGGGGGCAAAAGCGACCATCAACTATGCTACTGAAGACCTCCGGGAAACCATGAAAGAACTTACCGAAGGCAACGGCGCCCACGTCATCTACGACCCCGTAGGCGACCGCTATACCGAACCGGCCCTGCGCTCCATCGCCTGGAAAGGGCGCTACCTGGTGGTAGGATTCGCCGGGGGAGAGATCCCGAAAGTACCCCTTAATCTGGTACTCCTGAAAGGTTGTCAGTTGGTGGGTGTTTTCTGGGGGGCCTTTGCCAAAAACGAACCCCGCGAAAGCCAGAAGAACTTTCAGGAGCTACTGACCTGGATAACCCAGGGAAAACTGCAACAGCATCTGTACAAAACCTACCCCTTGGCTGACGCCGCCCAAGCGCTCCGCGATATGATGGATCGGAAAGTGGTGGGGAAAGCCGTAGTAGTGGTTTGA
- a CDS encoding phosphotransferase family protein — protein MSKMHIVTDSPAPIRAGEEIDLVSLNGYLLRSDIFKLPVVEMRQFPGGYSNLTYWLKTENQQEYVLRRPPFGAEHIKGGHNVMREYQVLKMIQSTGFTKIPRPILRCEDTQVIGSPFYIMERVQGIILRAQNAPQFGLTPQQLRGTSEALIDNLVQLHAIDIATPGLDTLGKPEGYVRRQVEGWYKRYLAAQTDDLPVMGQLYQWLSDTMPEENAPTLIHNDYKYDNLVLNPDNLADILAVLDWEMCTVGDPLMDVGTALSYWAEADDGPFERSFNLTWLPGNLTRQQFADRYAERSGRDLSNILYYYVFGLFKNTVVIQQIYARWKKGLTQDERFGGLLFGINSLSAKAAKAVERGRF, from the coding sequence ATGAGCAAGATGCATATCGTTACCGATAGCCCCGCGCCCATCCGGGCGGGCGAGGAAATTGATCTGGTTTCTCTGAATGGGTACCTGTTGCGATCGGATATTTTCAAATTGCCGGTAGTAGAAATGCGGCAGTTCCCCGGCGGCTACTCCAACCTAACCTATTGGCTTAAAACTGAAAATCAGCAGGAGTATGTACTGCGCCGTCCGCCCTTCGGGGCTGAACACATCAAGGGCGGTCATAATGTCATGCGTGAGTACCAGGTACTGAAGATGATCCAGAGCACTGGCTTCACCAAAATTCCCCGGCCGATTCTACGGTGTGAAGATACGCAGGTGATAGGCTCTCCCTTTTATATTATGGAACGCGTGCAGGGCATTATCCTGCGGGCGCAAAATGCCCCGCAGTTTGGGCTTACACCCCAACAATTGCGGGGTACCTCGGAGGCTTTGATCGATAATCTGGTGCAACTGCACGCGATCGACATTGCCACCCCCGGCCTCGACACGCTGGGCAAGCCCGAAGGCTACGTACGTCGGCAGGTGGAAGGTTGGTACAAAAGGTACCTCGCCGCCCAAACCGATGACCTGCCTGTTATGGGGCAACTCTACCAATGGCTCAGTGACACGATGCCCGAAGAGAATGCACCTACCCTGATTCACAACGATTATAAGTACGACAATCTCGTGCTAAATCCCGATAACCTGGCCGACATCCTCGCCGTGCTCGACTGGGAAATGTGTACCGTAGGCGATCCGCTCATGGACGTAGGTACTGCCCTTTCCTATTGGGCCGAGGCGGATGATGGACCTTTCGAGCGGAGTTTTAACCTCACCTGGCTACCCGGCAACCTGACCCGGCAGCAATTTGCCGATCGCTACGCCGAGCGAAGCGGGCGTGATTTGTCGAATATTCTCTATTACTATGTGTTCGGGCTTTTCAAGAATACAGTGGTAATCCAGCAAATCTACGCCCGTTGGAAAAAAGGTCTTACCCAGGATGAGCGTTTTGGCGGATTGCTGTTTGGGATTAATTCGTTGTCGGCTAAGGCGGCAAAAGCCGTGGAGCGGGGTAGGTTTTAG
- a CDS encoding acyl-CoA dehydrogenase family protein, whose product METLFATERLRTLLPRIQEFVETELYPLETTENLTRDFSYIEPVLLEKRKLVKQAGLWGLHLPEADGGLALTLCEFGQISEVLARSPFAHFVFNTQAPDIGNTELMHQYAPEPLKERYLRPLMEGTVRSCFSMTEPEFAGSNPTRMGTTAVKDGEDYIINGHKWFTSSADGAAFIIVMAVTNPEAARHKQASQILVPMGTPGVTLVRNIPIMGHAGDSWASHAEMRYENVRVPQANLIGPEGAGFLLAQERLGPGRIHHCMRFIGIAERSFELMCRYAVSRELEEGTVLGDKQFVQGFIADSRAEIDAARLLVLRTARHIDEQGAAAVRDEVSMIKFFTANMMLRVVDRAIQVHGALGMTSDILLSYWYTHERAARIYDGADEVHKSALARNILKGYGLDVKRKK is encoded by the coding sequence ATGGAAACCCTTTTTGCCACTGAACGCCTACGTACCTTACTCCCCCGCATTCAGGAATTTGTCGAAACCGAACTTTATCCCCTCGAAACGACCGAAAATCTGACGCGTGATTTTTCCTACATAGAGCCTGTATTATTGGAAAAGAGAAAACTCGTAAAACAAGCCGGGCTGTGGGGCCTGCACCTGCCGGAAGCAGACGGTGGACTGGCTTTGACGCTTTGCGAGTTCGGGCAAATCAGCGAAGTACTGGCGCGTTCGCCCTTCGCCCACTTTGTGTTCAATACGCAAGCACCCGACATTGGCAATACCGAATTGATGCACCAATACGCCCCCGAGCCTTTGAAAGAAAGGTACCTTAGACCGCTCATGGAGGGTACCGTCCGGAGTTGTTTCAGTATGACCGAACCCGAATTTGCCGGCTCTAACCCCACTCGCATGGGTACCACTGCCGTGAAAGATGGTGAAGATTATATCATCAATGGGCATAAATGGTTTACCAGTTCGGCCGACGGCGCGGCTTTTATCATCGTCATGGCCGTGACCAATCCCGAAGCAGCCCGCCACAAACAGGCCAGTCAGATTCTGGTACCCATGGGTACCCCGGGCGTTACGCTAGTGCGGAATATTCCGATCATGGGCCATGCGGGTGACAGTTGGGCGAGTCATGCCGAAATGCGTTATGAAAACGTAAGGGTACCTCAAGCGAATTTGATCGGGCCGGAAGGAGCGGGGTTTTTGCTGGCGCAGGAACGGCTGGGACCGGGACGCATTCACCACTGTATGCGGTTCATTGGTATTGCCGAGCGAAGTTTTGAGTTGATGTGCCGCTATGCCGTCAGTCGCGAACTGGAAGAAGGTACCGTGCTGGGCGACAAGCAGTTTGTTCAGGGGTTCATTGCCGACAGTCGGGCAGAAATTGACGCCGCCCGGCTGCTGGTGCTGCGCACGGCCCGGCACATCGACGAGCAGGGAGCCGCTGCCGTTCGCGATGAGGTATCCATGATCAAGTTTTTTACGGCCAATATGATGCTCCGCGTCGTCGACCGCGCCATTCAGGTGCACGGCGCGTTGGGTATGACGAGCGATATTCTGCTTTCTTACTGGTACACCCACGAACGGGCCGCCCGTATCTACGACGGGGCCGACGAAGTACATAAATCCGCTCTGGCCCGGAACATCCTGAAAGGCTACGGGCTGGACGTAAAAAGGAAAAAATGA
- a CDS encoding bifunctional heptose 7-phosphate kinase/heptose 1-phosphate adenyltransferase, producing the protein MIAVTLDQLFEGFTKLRVLVVGDVMLDSYVWGKVERISPEAPVPVVNVGRREYRLGGAGNVLLNVQALGAEAIACTVIGNDGPGDILQHQLTERNLSCEGLIRSEDRITTIKERIIAGSQQVVRIDTETDAAISSTERAQLVAKAKELIPDCQVVIFEDYDKGVLSPEAIADITAFANQHQVPTVVDPKKRNFLAYQQVTLFKPNLKELREGLKVDFDVRDGAALRAVVQQLTQTLNASGALITLSEHGIYIDYQNETCHLPAHVRSIADVSGAGDTVISIAACCVALGVPPRTIAALSNLGGGLVCEQVGVVPIDRELLRAEAMREGLVE; encoded by the coding sequence ATGATCGCAGTGACTCTAGACCAACTATTTGAAGGCTTTACCAAGTTGCGCGTTCTCGTGGTGGGCGACGTCATGCTCGATTCGTACGTGTGGGGGAAAGTAGAGCGGATTTCGCCCGAAGCGCCCGTACCTGTGGTCAACGTGGGACGGCGTGAGTACCGTTTGGGTGGTGCGGGCAACGTGTTGCTTAATGTGCAGGCCCTGGGCGCAGAGGCGATTGCCTGCACCGTTATTGGCAACGACGGGCCGGGTGATATTCTACAACACCAGCTTACCGAGCGGAACCTGAGTTGTGAGGGCCTTATCCGCAGCGAGGACCGCATCACCACCATCAAAGAGCGAATTATTGCCGGTTCGCAGCAGGTCGTGCGCATCGACACCGAGACGGATGCCGCTATTTCCAGCACGGAACGTGCCCAACTTGTGGCCAAAGCCAAAGAACTCATTCCAGATTGTCAGGTCGTTATTTTTGAGGATTACGACAAGGGGGTACTTAGCCCCGAAGCCATTGCCGACATTACGGCATTTGCCAACCAGCACCAAGTACCCACGGTGGTTGACCCAAAAAAACGCAACTTCCTGGCCTATCAGCAGGTGACGCTCTTCAAACCCAATCTGAAAGAACTGCGGGAAGGCCTGAAGGTAGATTTCGATGTGCGCGATGGCGCTGCATTGCGAGCCGTGGTGCAGCAACTTACCCAAACACTCAATGCCTCCGGGGCGCTGATCACGCTTTCGGAACACGGCATTTATATTGATTATCAGAACGAAACGTGCCATCTGCCCGCCCATGTCCGCAGCATCGCCGATGTATCCGGGGCGGGCGATACCGTCATCAGCATCGCGGCCTGCTGCGTGGCACTCGGGGTACCCCCACGAACGATCGCGGCTTTGTCTAACCTGGGCGGCGGTCTGGTTTGTGAGCAGGTAGGTGTGGTACCGATCGACCGCGAATTGTTGCGGGCCGAGGCCATGCGGGAGGGATTGGTAGAGTAA
- a CDS encoding ThuA domain-containing protein, producing MTFSFQRAKTTPFSPKILSWLLLMGVGILIGSCSSKNQTSTSKDKRPLVVFVTGDHEYSGESTLPIVAAELEKNYGMRTLVLKASPNQNSEENIPGLEALRDADLAVFFLRWRRLPKDQVAYIDEYLNSGKPVMGFRTSTHAFNYPKGHELEAWNAFGERAFGAPPGWGGAAKHSHYGHESTTDVSIIPEAAQHPILTGVDPNFHVASWLYRVLPDYPVKGTTWLLMGKSVNPNSQPAVDQPVAWTWQNPAGARVFMTTLGHPEDFQVEAFQRLVVNAIHWELGKPVPKNWKGKMDIQVPYRGIVN from the coding sequence ATGACATTTTCTTTCCAGCGCGCCAAAACTACCCCATTCTCTCCAAAAATACTGAGCTGGTTGCTGCTGATGGGGGTAGGTATACTGATTGGGAGCTGTTCTTCCAAAAATCAAACGAGTACCTCCAAAGACAAGAGGCCGTTGGTGGTTTTCGTCACCGGCGACCACGAGTACAGCGGCGAATCCACGCTGCCCATCGTAGCGGCCGAGCTGGAAAAAAACTACGGGATGCGTACCCTAGTCCTGAAAGCTTCGCCCAATCAGAACAGTGAAGAAAATATTCCCGGCCTGGAAGCCCTGCGAGATGCCGATTTGGCGGTCTTTTTCCTCCGCTGGCGTAGGCTTCCAAAAGACCAGGTGGCCTACATCGATGAGTACCTCAACTCCGGCAAGCCCGTGATGGGCTTTCGTACCAGTACCCATGCCTTCAACTATCCTAAAGGACACGAACTGGAAGCCTGGAATGCGTTCGGCGAACGCGCCTTTGGCGCGCCTCCGGGTTGGGGTGGAGCCGCCAAGCACTCCCACTACGGACACGAAAGTACCACCGACGTTTCCATCATTCCCGAAGCGGCCCAGCACCCCATTCTCACCGGGGTCGATCCCAACTTTCATGTAGCCTCGTGGCTCTACCGGGTACTGCCCGACTACCCCGTGAAGGGAACTACCTGGCTGCTAATGGGTAAATCGGTCAATCCTAATTCCCAACCCGCCGTGGATCAGCCCGTAGCCTGGACCTGGCAAAACCCAGCGGGTGCGCGGGTCTTTATGACCACCCTGGGCCATCCCGAAGACTTTCAGGTAGAAGCTTTTCAGCGCCTGGTGGTCAACGCCATTCACTGGGAGCTGGGCAAGCCCGTTCCTAAAAACTGGAAAGGGAAAATGGACATCCAGGTACCCTACCGGGGTATCGTGAATTAA
- a CDS encoding SusC/RagA family TonB-linked outer membrane protein: MNESRILQFCASKRQWPHLALVPVLLLLLLLMPSGFTAARAAAPSDSDASLAAITGKVTDDAGIALPGVSVVLKGSTTGTTTNAEGMYSLNTPGSDGTLVFSYVGFLTVEEAINGRSTINIKMATDTKSLSEVVVVGYGSQTKKEITGAVQTVSAAEIKDIPVSQIGQKLQGRLAGVQINQTTGKPGQGMNIRIRGQLSVSGGSDPLYVIDGFPITGSIGALNPDEIEDITILKDAASTSLYGSRAANGVVLITTKKGKSGQTNVSFNTYVGVQNVPKKGRIEMMDAVEFAQFKKESYEDSGLPVPEAFQNPSQYEGKNNDWYDALLRKAPIQSYNLTITSNKEKVNTAIVAGVFNQQGVVINNEYKRYSLRMNLDYALSDKVRIGFNIAPSYVYDNTPRTDGTRGTGILFNALHTWPIMPIYDDNGELTLFNKFPANTGNIYAYANWVRSAEELINETKETNILTNGYVEYRPIKGLLLKSTINAELLSSKFFFFNPSTATSGINVPIPTTAVSIRQNTDNFTWLNENLATYSHSFGEHNFELLGGFTNQHFRQDRFRIQADTYADDRLPTIQGAININRSGNDGNSGTSSGVNEWSLTSFLSRLTYNYKGKYLLTAAIRTDGSSRFGSQNRWGTFPSVSLGWVVSDEAFMQELPKVSFLKLRSSLGITGNNNIGNYTQYALINNTVNAAFGNNVASGAVVTSLSNNNLGWETTKQLDAGLDVGFFNDRIQLTYDYYTKRTTNLLYNVQVPQESGFSTFADNIGEIKFWGHEFSLTTRNTTGRLQWTTNANISFNRNKVLALADGIDRVYGDYHITKVGYPFGQFYGIEADGVYMNAEDLKNSPQVPGRSVVGSIKLKDANGDGIITYGGDNDDRVIMGNPFPKFIYGITNTLRYGDFDFSIVGSGSQGNQLLVRHLYSTANLDGVFNLLKEVKYRFRSEDNPGKGFFGTTVGGGNVTGIERDWMNSRFVTDASFFTIKNITLGYTIGAVNKFFKSARLYASVQQAYIFTKYWGGPNPETSAQNNGQGDGGNLSPGVDLSNYPVPRTWTIGVNLNF; this comes from the coding sequence ATGAACGAATCGCGAATTCTACAATTCTGTGCATCGAAGCGGCAGTGGCCACATCTGGCTCTGGTTCCGGTTCTCCTGCTCCTCTTACTACTTATGCCTTCGGGCTTTACGGCAGCCCGGGCGGCGGCTCCCTCTGACTCAGATGCCTCCCTAGCCGCTATTACGGGTAAGGTCACCGATGATGCCGGCATAGCCCTGCCGGGGGTAAGCGTGGTGCTGAAAGGCTCCACCACAGGTACCACTACCAACGCGGAGGGTATGTACTCTCTGAACACACCGGGCAGCGATGGTACCCTCGTGTTCTCCTACGTGGGCTTTCTGACTGTGGAAGAAGCCATCAACGGTCGCTCGACGATCAACATCAAAATGGCCACCGACACCAAATCCCTTTCCGAAGTAGTGGTCGTGGGCTACGGTAGCCAGACCAAAAAAGAAATCACCGGAGCGGTACAGACTGTGAGTGCGGCGGAAATCAAGGATATTCCCGTTTCGCAGATCGGTCAGAAATTACAGGGCCGCCTGGCCGGGGTGCAAATCAACCAGACCACCGGGAAGCCGGGACAGGGCATGAACATCCGAATTCGGGGTCAATTGTCAGTTTCAGGGGGTAGTGACCCTCTGTATGTGATCGATGGCTTCCCGATTACAGGTAGCATTGGTGCGCTCAATCCCGACGAGATCGAAGATATCACGATTCTGAAAGATGCCGCTTCTACTTCGCTATATGGATCAAGGGCGGCTAACGGGGTGGTACTTATCACCACGAAAAAAGGGAAGAGTGGCCAGACCAACGTAAGCTTCAATACGTACGTAGGCGTTCAGAACGTACCTAAAAAAGGGCGCATCGAAATGATGGATGCTGTAGAGTTCGCCCAATTCAAGAAAGAATCCTATGAAGATTCGGGGTTACCCGTGCCTGAGGCGTTTCAAAATCCCTCGCAGTACGAAGGCAAAAACAATGACTGGTACGATGCCCTACTCCGCAAAGCCCCGATTCAGAGCTATAACCTGACGATTACTTCCAACAAGGAAAAAGTCAACACGGCCATTGTAGCCGGGGTATTCAACCAGCAGGGAGTTGTTATCAATAATGAATACAAGCGGTATTCGCTGCGGATGAACCTGGACTATGCCCTCTCTGACAAGGTAAGAATTGGCTTCAACATTGCTCCTTCCTACGTATATGACAATACGCCCCGTACGGATGGTACCCGGGGTACGGGAATTCTCTTCAATGCCCTGCATACCTGGCCGATCATGCCTATTTATGACGATAACGGAGAACTAACCCTATTCAATAAGTTTCCTGCCAATACGGGTAATATCTATGCATACGCTAACTGGGTAAGGTCAGCTGAGGAGTTGATCAATGAAACCAAGGAAACCAATATCCTGACCAATGGCTACGTGGAGTACCGCCCTATCAAAGGATTGCTACTTAAATCGACCATTAACGCCGAATTGCTCAGTTCCAAGTTTTTCTTTTTCAACCCCTCCACGGCTACCAGCGGTATTAATGTGCCTATACCTACCACAGCGGTATCCATTCGCCAGAATACGGACAACTTCACCTGGCTGAACGAAAACCTGGCTACGTACTCCCATAGTTTTGGAGAGCACAACTTTGAGTTGCTGGGCGGATTCACCAACCAGCATTTCCGGCAGGACAGATTCCGTATTCAAGCTGATACCTACGCCGATGACCGTCTGCCCACCATACAAGGCGCGATCAACATTAACCGTAGTGGCAATGATGGTAATTCTGGAACCAGTAGCGGCGTGAATGAGTGGAGCCTGACCTCGTTTCTGTCGCGACTTACCTATAATTACAAAGGCAAGTATCTGTTGACCGCCGCCATCCGCACCGACGGTTCTTCGCGCTTTGGTTCTCAAAACCGCTGGGGTACCTTCCCCTCCGTGTCATTGGGCTGGGTGGTTTCCGATGAAGCATTCATGCAGGAGCTACCCAAGGTTTCCTTCCTTAAGCTCAGGTCGAGCCTAGGAATTACGGGTAATAACAACATCGGTAACTACACGCAATACGCCCTGATCAATAATACGGTCAATGCCGCCTTTGGCAACAACGTAGCGTCGGGGGCCGTCGTGACTTCGCTGTCTAACAACAATCTGGGCTGGGAAACTACCAAGCAACTAGATGCCGGCCTGGATGTAGGGTTCTTCAATGACCGCATTCAGTTGACCTACGACTACTACACCAAGCGCACTACTAACCTGCTCTACAACGTACAGGTACCTCAGGAGTCGGGTTTCAGCACATTTGCTGACAACATTGGCGAGATCAAGTTCTGGGGCCACGAGTTTTCACTTACTACCCGGAACACTACCGGGCGCCTGCAATGGACCACGAATGCCAATATTTCCTTCAACCGGAATAAGGTGCTCGCACTGGCCGACGGCATCGACCGCGTGTATGGCGATTACCACATTACCAAAGTGGGTTATCCCTTCGGCCAGTTCTATGGAATTGAAGCCGATGGAGTATACATGAACGCTGAAGATCTCAAAAATTCACCGCAGGTACCCGGCCGCTCCGTTGTGGGTAGCATCAAGCTTAAAGATGCCAATGGGGACGGCATTATTACCTATGGTGGCGATAACGACGACCGCGTGATCATGGGTAATCCTTTCCCGAAGTTTATCTATGGCATCACCAATACTCTTCGTTATGGTGATTTTGACTTTTCCATTGTAGGCTCCGGCTCACAGGGCAATCAGCTGCTGGTACGTCACCTGTACAGTACTGCTAACCTGGATGGGGTTTTCAATCTGCTAAAGGAGGTGAAATATCGCTTCCGGTCGGAGGATAACCCAGGAAAAGGCTTTTTCGGTACGACCGTGGGTGGCGGTAACGTAACGGGTATCGAGCGCGACTGGATGAACAGTCGCTTTGTAACGGACGCTTCCTTCTTTACGATCAAGAATATCACGCTGGGCTATACGATTGGAGCAGTCAATAAGTTCTTCAAGAGCGCCCGTCTGTATGCTTCTGTGCAGCAGGCCTATATCTTCACCAAGTACTGGGGCGGTCCTAACCCCGAAACCAGTGCCCAAAACAATGGGCAGGGCGATGGTGGTAACCTGAGTCCGGGTGTTGATCTGTCCAACTATCCAGTCCCACGTACCTGGACCATTGGTGTTAATCTAAATTTCTAA
- a CDS encoding RagB/SusD family nutrient uptake outer membrane protein, with protein sequence MKRSLIFFCTIGLLVSACDSKFLEIYPETSLSSATFFKTEADFQQAVNAAYVPLRSIVNDRAWLLGEMHSDNTYYARNPLFGATEQQEDIADFAIPTANGVTSNTHVLNQYRLDYQIIARTNQILAVIDDVDFNAESKSNLKGQALFLRAYAYFELVRYFNKAPLHLTPVTVRQEAALPLATAAELYAQIEKDALEATTSLLPKSKQEPGRATSGAAKTLLADVYINQKKWAQAEPLLKDVVNSGEYSLMPNYADAFSTSTGNKNNKESVFEVQFIEGSAGLNGSFLYNFLPRPMSSEELVKITGTSNPQPQTGEGNNIPTPDIIAAYEPGDTRKDASIAYVTLSGSQRKDKVYPYIKKYAKTHALNGNHGMNWPIYRYSETLLLLAEALNEQGKTSDAAPYLNQVRNRAGLANTTASSQADMREAIFKERRVELAFENKRWFDLVRTGRAVDVITAYGQRIKSNPEAYYYPVSEGSKPRGNAFTNLDLYYALPADESALSPNF encoded by the coding sequence ATGAAAAGATCACTTATATTTTTCTGTACCATTGGCTTGCTCGTGTCGGCCTGCGACAGCAAGTTTCTGGAAATATACCCCGAAACTTCACTCAGTTCGGCTACCTTTTTCAAGACCGAAGCCGATTTCCAGCAGGCTGTCAACGCCGCTTACGTACCACTACGCAGCATCGTCAACGACCGTGCTTGGCTGCTGGGCGAAATGCATTCGGACAACACGTACTATGCCCGTAACCCGCTCTTTGGCGCCACGGAACAACAGGAAGATATCGCCGACTTTGCGATTCCTACCGCCAATGGCGTTACCTCTAATACGCACGTGCTGAACCAATACCGGTTAGATTATCAGATCATCGCCCGTACCAATCAGATATTGGCGGTCATTGATGACGTCGATTTCAACGCTGAATCAAAAAGCAATCTGAAAGGGCAGGCTTTGTTTCTGAGAGCATACGCCTACTTCGAGCTGGTACGCTACTTCAACAAAGCGCCTTTGCATTTGACCCCAGTAACGGTTCGGCAGGAAGCTGCTTTGCCGCTGGCTACGGCCGCTGAATTATACGCACAGATTGAGAAAGATGCCTTGGAAGCCACCACTTCGCTTTTACCCAAATCCAAGCAGGAGCCGGGCCGGGCCACCTCCGGGGCCGCTAAAACCTTGCTGGCGGATGTGTATATCAATCAGAAAAAATGGGCGCAAGCGGAACCCTTGCTGAAAGATGTAGTGAATAGCGGCGAGTATTCGCTCATGCCCAACTACGCCGACGCCTTTTCGACCTCGACGGGTAATAAGAATAATAAGGAGTCGGTATTCGAAGTACAGTTTATCGAAGGTTCGGCGGGTTTGAACGGAAGCTTCCTTTACAATTTTCTGCCCCGCCCTATGTCGTCCGAAGAACTGGTAAAAATCACCGGTACGTCGAATCCGCAGCCTCAGACCGGTGAGGGTAATAATATTCCTACTCCGGATATCATCGCGGCTTACGAGCCGGGCGACACGCGTAAGGATGCATCGATTGCTTATGTTACATTGAGTGGAAGCCAGCGTAAGGACAAGGTGTACCCTTATATCAAGAAGTACGCTAAAACGCACGCCCTCAATGGCAACCATGGTATGAACTGGCCGATTTACCGGTATTCAGAAACATTGCTGCTTTTGGCCGAGGCACTGAACGAGCAGGGGAAAACCTCCGATGCCGCGCCCTACCTCAATCAAGTGCGAAACAGGGCTGGTTTGGCTAACACTACGGCTTCTTCGCAAGCTGATATGCGGGAAGCGATTTTTAAAGAAAGAAGAGTGGAACTGGCCTTTGAAAACAAACGCTGGTTCGATCTGGTAAGAACGGGCCGGGCTGTAGACGTCATTACTGCGTATGGCCAACGCATCAAATCAAATCCAGAAGCTTATTATTATCCGGTGTCGGAAGGATCGAAGCCCCGTGGCAACGCCTTCACCAACCTAGACCTGTATTACGCGCTACCCGCCGACGAGTCGGCACTAAGCCCCAATTTCTGA